Proteins encoded together in one Planctomyces sp. SH-PL14 window:
- a CDS encoding ABC transporter ATP-binding protein, whose product MPLLSLSGLEVAYGAIHALRGISLEVEAGEIVTLIGANGAGKTTTLRTISGLLTPRAGTIEFDGQSIAGLAPHRIVGRGLVQVPEGRGIFSNLTVDENLQLGAYGSDDPKQVEADRRRAFELFPRVQERLRQNAGTLSGGEQQMVAIARALIARPKLLLLDEPSLGLAPQIVETIFRVIREINQQGTTILLVEQNARMSLQVAHRAYVMEVGEITMSGPAKELAASDEVRKAYLGVHD is encoded by the coding sequence ATGCCCCTCCTCTCCCTGTCCGGTCTCGAAGTCGCCTACGGAGCCATTCACGCGCTCCGCGGGATCTCGCTGGAGGTCGAAGCGGGGGAGATCGTGACCCTCATCGGGGCCAACGGGGCGGGCAAGACGACGACGCTGCGGACCATCTCCGGGCTGCTGACGCCGCGGGCGGGGACGATTGAGTTTGACGGCCAGTCGATCGCGGGACTCGCCCCGCACCGGATCGTCGGTCGGGGGCTGGTGCAGGTCCCCGAGGGGCGGGGGATCTTCTCGAACCTCACGGTCGATGAGAACCTGCAGCTTGGCGCCTACGGGAGCGACGATCCGAAGCAGGTCGAGGCGGACCGCCGACGGGCGTTCGAGCTCTTTCCGCGCGTGCAGGAGCGGCTCCGCCAGAATGCCGGGACGCTCTCCGGGGGGGAGCAGCAGATGGTCGCCATCGCCCGGGCGCTGATCGCGCGGCCGAAGCTGCTGTTGCTGGACGAGCCGTCTCTGGGGCTTGCGCCGCAGATTGTCGAGACGATTTTCCGGGTGATCCGCGAGATCAACCAGCAGGGGACGACGATCCTTCTCGTCGAGCAGAACGCCCGGATGTCGCTGCAGGTCGCTCACCGGGCTTATGTTATGGAAGTTGGTGAGATCACGATGTCGGGCCCGGCGAAGGAGCTGGCTGCGAGCGATGAGGTCCGCAAGGCTTATCTCGGCGTCCACGACTGA
- a CDS encoding ArsR/SmtB family transcription factor gives MDDVFKALADPTRRLLLDRLFVENGQTLGALCTQLGMTRQAVTKHLRILEAANLVATVRQGREKLHYLNPVPIHEIAQRWIGKYERGRLRLLDDLKTRLEGDHDG, from the coding sequence ATGGATGACGTTTTCAAGGCGCTGGCCGATCCGACGCGGCGGTTGCTGCTCGACCGGCTGTTCGTCGAGAACGGCCAGACGCTCGGAGCCCTGTGCACCCAACTCGGCATGACCCGCCAGGCGGTCACAAAGCACCTGCGGATCCTCGAGGCCGCGAACCTCGTGGCCACGGTCCGCCAGGGGCGGGAGAAGCTGCATTACCTGAATCCGGTTCCGATCCACGAGATCGCCCAGCGATGGATCGGCAAGTACGAGCGCGGACGCCTCCGCCTGCTCGACGACCTCAAGACCCGTCTCGAAGGAGACCACGATGGCTGA
- a CDS encoding SRPBCC family protein, with protein sequence MAESRFVYVTYIRTTPEKLWQALLEPEFTRQYWAECWHDCAWKPGSPWKLMIPDGRVGDSGEVLEIDPPRKLVLSWQNEFKEELKPEGHSRLTYQLDPEGESVKLTVIHEMDQPKSKLIDAVSQGWPHILSSLKTLLETGESLVETRRWPEGL encoded by the coding sequence ATGGCTGAGTCCCGATTCGTCTACGTCACCTACATCCGCACAACGCCTGAGAAGCTCTGGCAGGCCCTCCTCGAACCGGAGTTCACCCGCCAATACTGGGCGGAGTGCTGGCACGACTGCGCGTGGAAACCTGGCTCCCCCTGGAAGCTGATGATCCCCGACGGCCGCGTCGGCGACAGCGGCGAGGTCCTGGAGATCGACCCGCCCCGCAAGCTGGTCCTCTCCTGGCAGAACGAGTTCAAGGAGGAGCTGAAGCCGGAAGGACATTCGCGGCTGACCTACCAGCTCGATCCGGAAGGGGAGTCGGTCAAGCTGACGGTGATCCACGAAATGGACCAGCCGAAGTCCAAACTGATCGACGCCGTGTCACAGGGCTGGCCGCACATCCTGTCGAGCCTCAAGACCCTGCTCGAAACCGGCGAGTCGCTCGTCGAAACCCGCCGGTGGCCCGAGGGGCTGTGA
- a CDS encoding sulfatase: protein MIRPASWHTLLALLLGLWATAATAADRPNVLFIAIDDLNHWVGHLGRHPQTKTPNIDRLAAQGVTFKRAYCTAPACNPSRASLMSGMRPSTTGCYLNSQNWRPGISEDKLLNSQFAKADYRVYGAGKIYHGPGDRGGDWADYFPGKGQTRRHPDAKDDGVGGIQFYPLANTDEEMPDYGVVSYGIEKLNEKSDKPFFLAVGLVKPHMPFSVPKKWFDMFPLESIQLPPHREDDLADVPPAGVKMAGPNGDHAKIVASGRWKEAVQAYLATIAFCDSQVGRLLDALEKSPHRDNTIVCLWSDHGWSLGEKSHWRKFALWEEPTRTVFVWKVPGMTQPGGVCERTVDYVTIYPTVCDLANLPKPDHLDSRSLVPLLKDPKAAWDLPAITTHGRKNHTVRTEGWRYIRYANGEEELYDEAADPLEYANLAGKPEYASRKEELAKWLPKTDAANLPGAPEPGEGSGNGKAKGKGKKQQKNED from the coding sequence ATGATCCGACCTGCCTCCTGGCACACCCTCCTCGCCCTCCTCCTCGGGCTCTGGGCCACTGCGGCGACCGCCGCCGACCGCCCCAACGTCCTCTTCATCGCCATCGATGACCTGAACCACTGGGTCGGACACCTCGGCCGACACCCACAGACCAAGACCCCCAACATCGACCGCCTCGCCGCCCAGGGGGTCACCTTCAAACGGGCCTACTGCACCGCCCCCGCCTGCAACCCCTCGCGGGCCTCCCTCATGTCCGGAATGCGGCCCAGCACCACCGGCTGCTACCTCAACAGCCAGAACTGGCGCCCCGGCATCAGCGAAGACAAACTCCTCAACTCCCAGTTCGCCAAGGCGGACTACCGCGTCTACGGCGCCGGAAAGATCTACCACGGCCCCGGCGACCGCGGCGGCGACTGGGCCGACTACTTCCCCGGCAAAGGCCAGACGCGGCGACATCCCGACGCGAAGGATGACGGCGTCGGCGGCATCCAGTTCTATCCCCTCGCCAACACCGACGAGGAAATGCCGGACTACGGCGTCGTCAGCTACGGCATCGAGAAGCTGAACGAAAAGAGCGACAAGCCGTTCTTCCTGGCCGTCGGTCTGGTGAAGCCCCACATGCCCTTCAGCGTCCCGAAGAAGTGGTTCGACATGTTCCCGCTGGAGTCGATCCAGCTCCCGCCGCACCGCGAAGACGACCTTGCCGACGTCCCCCCGGCCGGCGTCAAGATGGCCGGACCGAACGGCGACCACGCCAAGATCGTCGCCTCCGGCCGCTGGAAGGAAGCGGTCCAGGCCTACTTGGCGACGATCGCCTTCTGCGACTCCCAGGTCGGCCGCCTGCTCGACGCCCTCGAGAAGTCGCCGCACCGCGACAACACGATCGTCTGCCTGTGGAGCGACCACGGCTGGAGCCTTGGCGAGAAGTCGCACTGGCGGAAGTTTGCCCTCTGGGAAGAGCCGACGCGGACCGTCTTTGTCTGGAAAGTCCCCGGCATGACGCAGCCCGGCGGCGTCTGCGAGCGGACCGTCGACTACGTCACGATCTATCCGACCGTTTGCGACCTGGCGAACCTCCCGAAGCCCGACCACCTCGACAGCCGGAGCCTCGTCCCGCTGCTGAAGGACCCGAAGGCGGCCTGGGACCTCCCGGCGATCACGACCCACGGCCGGAAGAACCACACCGTCCGGACCGAAGGCTGGCGGTACATCCGCTACGCCAATGGCGAGGAAGAACTCTACGACGAGGCGGCCGACCCGCTGGAGTACGCCAACCTCGCCGGCAAGCCGGAGTACGCCTCCCGCAAGGAGGAACTCGCCAAGTGGCTGCCGAAGACCGACGCCGCCAACCTCCCGGGCGCCCCGGAACCGGGCGAAGGATCAGGAAACGGCAAGGCCAAGGGGAAGGGCAAGAAGCAGCAGAAGAACGAGGACTGA
- a CDS encoding AAA family ATPase, whose product MLNAAAVAEGHARIELLRRNLASVIRGKVEIIDLLITALLAGGSVLLEDVPGVGKTTLAKALAKSLDTQFRRVQFTPDLLPTDILGASIYNPRDGSFTFHPGPIFSHILLADEINRASPRTQSALLEAMSEGQATIEGHRHPLPHPFLVLATQNPVDFHGTYPLPEAQLDRFLLHLNMGYPDQKTEVDILFAQALEPPIDHVEPVLSIADVSQMQAQVREVQVERTVANYIVEIVRETRKHPMLKLGVSPRGSLMLFRAAQAAAFTAERTFVMPDDVQRVAVQVLAHRTMLSSKAKYSGLTGDQVMREVISTIKVPV is encoded by the coding sequence ATGCTGAACGCCGCTGCCGTTGCCGAGGGACACGCCCGGATCGAGCTTCTCCGCCGCAACCTCGCCTCGGTTATTCGCGGCAAAGTCGAGATCATCGACCTCCTGATCACCGCCCTCCTGGCCGGCGGCTCCGTCCTCCTCGAAGACGTCCCCGGAGTCGGCAAAACAACACTCGCCAAAGCCTTGGCGAAATCGCTCGACACTCAATTCCGCCGCGTCCAGTTCACCCCCGACCTGCTCCCGACCGACATCCTCGGGGCCTCGATCTACAACCCCCGCGACGGCTCGTTCACGTTTCATCCGGGCCCCATCTTCAGCCACATCCTCCTGGCCGACGAGATCAACCGCGCGTCGCCGCGAACCCAGTCGGCGCTCTTGGAAGCGATGAGCGAAGGGCAGGCGACCATCGAAGGGCACCGCCACCCCCTCCCCCACCCCTTCCTCGTCCTGGCGACCCAGAACCCGGTCGACTTCCACGGCACCTACCCGCTCCCCGAGGCGCAGCTCGACCGGTTCCTGCTGCACCTCAACATGGGCTACCCGGACCAGAAGACCGAAGTCGACATCCTCTTCGCCCAGGCCCTCGAACCGCCGATCGATCACGTCGAGCCGGTCCTCTCGATCGCCGACGTCAGCCAGATGCAGGCCCAGGTCCGCGAGGTCCAGGTCGAACGGACCGTCGCGAACTACATCGTCGAGATCGTCCGGGAAACGCGGAAGCACCCCATGCTGAAGCTCGGCGTCAGCCCTCGCGGCTCGCTGATGCTCTTCCGCGCCGCCCAGGCGGCCGCCTTCACGGCGGAGCGGACGTTCGTCATGCCCGACGACGTCCAGCGGGTCGCCGTCCAGGTCCTCGCTCACCGGACGATGCTCTCGTCCAAAGCCAAGTACAGCGGCCTGACGGGCGACCAGGTGATGCGAGAGGTCATCTCGACGATCAAGGTGCCTGTGTAG
- a CDS encoding APC family permease, with translation MSESHANASIAPPEGSRDGSADSARQFGLGTGYALVVASMVGAGILATSGYTLRDTGNPAALIALWIVGGGMALCGALTVVELATTLPHVGGDYVFVREAYGRHAGIVAGWATFVLGFAAPTAVIARLAIDYLLVPAGSSFSHWPPDQLATLSRALASLLIVAVSFGHGLGHRQSAWLQGSSTLLKTLVFVAMAAAALLWGRGDWSHFAQGGWPTAPQWSALATGLVYVGYAYSGWNGAAYIAGEIRDPAQLLPRATIWGCLSVVALYVVINVVYVYALDPAVMMRKSPAEVERVAELATTALFGPRAAALVSAVLGLGLIASVSAYLLAGPRVAVAMARDRAFPQIASRLHPTRGTPVIATLAQAAAAVGIVWSGSFAQILDYASIGLAAIAALVVVCVFPLRRRTDLVRPYSVPLYPLPPLVFLLLSLGTIAVALLDRDRRIPSLLSLATLAAGIPVARLVLRKEAGTGT, from the coding sequence GTGTCCGAATCTCACGCGAACGCCTCGATTGCCCCGCCGGAGGGATCGCGCGACGGTTCTGCCGACTCGGCGCGGCAGTTCGGTCTCGGGACCGGCTATGCCCTGGTCGTGGCCAGCATGGTCGGGGCGGGCATCCTCGCGACCTCCGGCTACACGCTCCGCGACACCGGCAATCCGGCGGCCCTGATCGCGCTGTGGATCGTCGGCGGCGGGATGGCCCTTTGCGGGGCGCTGACGGTGGTCGAGCTCGCGACGACCCTTCCGCACGTTGGCGGCGACTACGTCTTTGTCCGCGAAGCCTACGGGCGGCACGCCGGGATCGTCGCCGGCTGGGCGACGTTCGTCCTCGGCTTCGCCGCCCCGACCGCCGTCATCGCCCGGCTGGCGATCGATTACCTCCTCGTGCCGGCCGGCTCCTCGTTCTCCCATTGGCCCCCTGACCAACTCGCGACGCTCAGCCGCGCGCTGGCGTCGCTCCTGATCGTGGCGGTCTCGTTCGGGCACGGCCTGGGGCATCGACAGAGTGCCTGGCTTCAGGGATCGAGCACCCTCCTCAAGACGCTCGTCTTCGTGGCGATGGCGGCGGCGGCGCTGCTCTGGGGGCGGGGGGACTGGAGCCACTTTGCCCAAGGGGGCTGGCCGACGGCGCCCCAGTGGTCCGCCCTGGCGACGGGACTCGTCTATGTGGGCTATGCGTACTCGGGATGGAACGGGGCGGCCTACATCGCGGGGGAGATCCGCGATCCGGCGCAACTCCTGCCGCGGGCCACGATCTGGGGCTGTCTGTCGGTCGTCGCGCTTTACGTCGTGATCAATGTCGTCTACGTCTATGCCCTGGATCCCGCGGTCATGATGCGGAAGTCCCCCGCGGAGGTGGAGCGCGTGGCGGAGCTGGCAACGACCGCGCTCTTCGGCCCGCGGGCGGCGGCCCTGGTCTCGGCCGTCCTGGGACTGGGACTGATCGCCTCGGTCAGCGCGTACCTGTTGGCCGGCCCGCGGGTCGCCGTGGCGATGGCCCGCGACCGGGCCTTTCCCCAGATCGCCAGCCGACTCCACCCGACGCGCGGCACTCCGGTAATCGCCACGCTGGCGCAGGCCGCCGCGGCGGTCGGGATCGTGTGGTCCGGATCCTTCGCCCAGATCCTCGACTACGCCTCGATCGGTCTGGCGGCGATCGCGGCCCTCGTGGTCGTGTGCGTCTTCCCGCTCCGGAGGCGCACGGATCTCGTCCGCCCTTACTCGGTCCCGCTCTATCCGCTGCCGCCGCTCGTCTTCCTGCTCCTGAGCCTCGGGACGATCGCCGTCGCGCTTCTCGACCGAGACCGCCGGATTCCCAGCCTCCTCAGCCTGGCGACGCTGGCGGCCGGGATTCCGGTCGCGCGGCTGGTGCTCAGGAAGGAGGCGGGGACGGGAACTTGA
- a CDS encoding HEAT repeat domain-containing protein has product MLRSRWFAVSAVGLSLGLSAVPSFAQNEPPADAAGAEAEKLDLVLPEEPKTPEELVRAVSLTLKLARPELARRYMDALVKMEPDDDTLLQLRDKFGTALFIEFSRNSDLKPAAGQLLDRMTEAGNRRGPSAARMDQLIGQLSGTDRQRELAILELQHLGPHAVGPLVKALSDPQNTDKQGMLAYVMTRLGPATVPPLVAMLDADNPTRQALAAEVLGSVGDKNEELPLLIAAFSPAKDDRVQLSARQALARILYKDVLKTGRLNPDGLAERIRRTAADYLTGRIRMPVGDNGLVTLWTWNKTEGLPQENRVSAKSAALFKAEQLTRQALDFSPADRAIQTQLLSILLLRDVEQAGWAAPLPEGPGTAHNLLLTSGPEFAADVLKVALEQRNIAAAVGALRVMSQNGSVALLRPTNQQKSAVVAALDDADPRVQFSAATTILSWDPVEPFPGARRVVEILARELNSDEKPNMVIVDPNYPRGDEFRSLLQALGYDAAAVRTGAEGFNAAAARGDMAVAVLHLNTIRPDLTPTIAQFRADARTASIPIVIYGPAAMRSAADRLIREYDHVAYLQEASTPGELQVQLTPFLAELTPPPLTAEQREERVKAAAYWLRHIAEGRREKIFDLGPAEEALTASITKPEIGGDVLLALASIGRPSVQRELAEVARTASNPVELRTLAARNLAYHIQKHGLTLSNDEVRAVYDIYEAEQDANLRSALAAVVGSFKPDVKTIEARIREFPIAEQPLPTP; this is encoded by the coding sequence ATGCTCCGAAGCCGCTGGTTCGCCGTCTCCGCCGTGGGGCTTTCGCTGGGACTGAGCGCCGTCCCCTCCTTCGCGCAGAACGAACCGCCGGCCGATGCTGCCGGAGCGGAGGCGGAAAAGCTCGATCTGGTCCTCCCGGAAGAGCCCAAGACCCCCGAGGAACTCGTGCGGGCGGTCTCGCTCACGCTGAAGCTGGCCCGGCCCGAGCTGGCCCGCCGGTATATGGACGCCCTCGTCAAGATGGAGCCGGACGACGACACGCTCCTCCAGCTCCGGGACAAGTTCGGGACCGCGCTCTTTATTGAGTTCTCGCGCAACAGCGACCTCAAACCCGCCGCCGGACAACTCCTCGACCGGATGACCGAGGCCGGGAACCGCCGGGGCCCCTCCGCCGCGCGGATGGACCAGCTCATCGGCCAGCTCTCCGGCACCGACCGGCAGCGGGAACTGGCGATCCTCGAGCTGCAGCACCTGGGACCGCATGCCGTCGGACCGCTCGTCAAAGCGCTCTCCGACCCGCAGAACACCGACAAGCAGGGGATGCTGGCCTACGTGATGACCCGGCTGGGTCCCGCCACCGTCCCGCCGCTCGTGGCGATGCTCGACGCCGACAACCCCACCCGCCAGGCCCTGGCGGCCGAAGTGCTGGGCTCCGTGGGCGATAAGAACGAAGAACTGCCGCTCTTGATCGCCGCCTTCTCCCCGGCCAAGGACGACCGGGTCCAGCTCAGCGCCCGGCAGGCGCTCGCCCGCATCCTCTATAAGGATGTCCTCAAGACGGGGCGGCTCAATCCGGACGGCCTGGCGGAGCGGATCCGGCGGACCGCCGCGGACTACCTGACCGGCCGCATCCGGATGCCCGTGGGAGACAACGGGCTCGTCACTCTCTGGACCTGGAACAAGACCGAAGGGTTGCCGCAGGAGAATCGGGTTTCGGCGAAATCGGCCGCCCTCTTCAAGGCGGAGCAGCTCACCCGGCAGGCGCTCGACTTCAGCCCCGCCGACCGGGCGATCCAGACACAACTCCTCTCGATCCTGCTCCTCCGCGACGTCGAGCAGGCGGGCTGGGCCGCTCCCCTCCCCGAAGGTCCGGGAACGGCGCACAACCTCCTCCTGACGTCGGGACCGGAATTCGCCGCGGACGTCCTGAAGGTCGCCCTCGAGCAGCGGAACATCGCCGCCGCGGTCGGCGCCCTGCGGGTCATGTCCCAGAACGGATCGGTCGCCCTCCTCCGCCCGACGAACCAGCAGAAATCCGCCGTCGTCGCCGCTCTCGACGATGCCGATCCCCGCGTCCAGTTCAGCGCCGCGACGACGATCCTGAGCTGGGATCCGGTCGAGCCGTTCCCCGGCGCCCGCCGCGTGGTCGAGATCCTGGCCCGGGAGCTCAACAGCGACGAGAAGCCGAACATGGTGATCGTCGACCCGAACTATCCCCGCGGCGACGAGTTCCGCAGCCTGCTCCAGGCGCTCGGATATGACGCCGCCGCCGTCCGGACGGGGGCTGAAGGGTTCAATGCCGCCGCCGCGCGGGGCGACATGGCGGTCGCCGTCCTGCACCTCAATACGATCCGTCCCGATCTCACGCCGACGATCGCCCAGTTCCGGGCCGACGCCCGGACCGCGTCGATCCCGATCGTGATCTACGGACCGGCCGCCATGCGGTCCGCCGCCGACAGGCTGATTCGCGAGTACGACCACGTCGCCTACCTCCAGGAAGCCTCGACCCCCGGCGAGCTGCAGGTTCAGCTCACGCCGTTCCTGGCCGAGCTCACTCCGCCGCCGCTGACGGCGGAGCAGCGGGAAGAGCGGGTCAAGGCGGCCGCCTACTGGCTGCGGCACATCGCGGAAGGCCGCCGCGAGAAGATCTTCGACCTCGGTCCCGCCGAGGAGGCGCTGACCGCCTCGATCACGAAGCCGGAGATCGGCGGCGATGTCCTGCTCGCCCTGGCGAGCATCGGCCGGCCGTCGGTCCAGCGGGAACTGGCTGAAGTTGCCCGGACCGCCTCGAACCCCGTGGAGCTCCGGACCCTGGCCGCCCGCAACCTGGCGTACCATATCCAGAAGCACGGCCTGACGCTCTCGAACGACGAAGTCCGCGCCGTGTACGACATCTATGAAGCGGAGCAGGACGCCAATCTGCGGAGCGCGCTGGCGGCGGTCGTCGGCTCGTTCAAGCCGGATGTGAAGACGATCGAAGCCCGGATTCGCGAGTTCCCGATCGCCGAGCAGCCGCTTCCGACGCCGTGA